One Bradysia coprophila strain Holo2 chromosome IV unlocalized genomic scaffold, BU_Bcop_v1 contig_144, whole genome shotgun sequence DNA window includes the following coding sequences:
- the LOC119071208 gene encoding facilitated trehalose transporter Tret1-like isoform X2: MVSSIEQFETTENMNNAHIPARKLPQYVAALAATGGALAAGTLLGWTSPTESLIVDKNGTEAKEYGFVVGDEAWSWVGSSTTLGAAIMCLFIGTIINLCGRKLTMLLLVIPFTIGWALVIWASNIAMLIVGRTLLGISGGSFCICAPMYIGEIAQKDIRGTLGTFFQLMLTIGILFVYAVGSGASVFVLSIVCGCIPIIFAVIFVFMPESPYYWVSKKQTEKAVASLKWLRGDNYDYNTELQELQSEHEERENSKISFAAAFARRTSVKALIIMLGLMFFQQMSGINAVIFYTGFIFDRANTGIQGSIATIIVGVMQVIATFVSSIIVDKLGRRILLLISVSVMALCTIVLGIYFYLSDQGNPNIDSLGWLPIVAMCVFIVVFSLGFGPIPWLMVGEIFPADVKGLASSICGAFNWALAFVITKTFTNIREAIGIGETFWLFSAFSVVGTVFVFFVVPETKGKSLSDIQKMLAGEKPINNDSDNHGVMDAKL, translated from the exons ATGGTATCTTCAATAGAACAATTT gAAACTACTGAAAATATGAATAACGCACACATACCAGCGAGAAAGTTGCCACAGTACGTTGCTGCTCTGGCAG caaccGGAGGTGCTCTTGCTGCGGGTACACTCTTGGGATGGACATCGCCAACCGAATCTCTTATCGTCGATAAAAATGGTACCGAGGCAAAAGAATATGGTTTCGTTGTTGGCGACGAAGCCTGGTCCTGGGTTGGTTCGTCCACTACCTTGGGTGCGGCAATCATGTGTCTGTTCATTGGAACAATTATCAACTTATGCGGTAGGAAGCTGACAATGCTGTTACTTGTCATTCCGTTTACCATTGGATGGGCTCTCGTGATATGGGCATCGAACATTGCCATGCTTATTGTCGGTCGGACGCTGTTAGGTATATCTGGCGGATCGTTTTGTATATGTGCTCCGATGTACATTGGCGAAATAGCACAAAAAGACATTCGTGGCACATTAGGCACATTTTTCCAATTGATGTTGACGATTGGTATACTTTTCGTTTATGCTGTTGGATCCGGAGCGAGTGTATTCGTGCTGAGCATTGTTTGTGGATGCATTCCAATTATCTTTGCCGTCATATTTGTGTTCATGCCAGAGTCTCCCTATTACTGGGTTTCGAAGAAACAAACAGAAAAGGCGGTTGCATCGCTAAAGTGGCTGAGAGGTGACAATTACGACTACAACACCGAATTGCAAGAACTTCAGTCCGAACACGAGGAACGTGAAAATTCAAAGATTTCGTTTGCTGCTGCCTTCGCAAGGAGAACATCAGTCAAGGCTCTGATCATTATGTTGGGACTGATGTTCTTCCAGCAAATGAGTGGCATCAACGCTGTCATCTTTTACACCGGTTTCATATTCGACAGAGCAAATACTGGCATTCAAGGATCGATTGCTACCATAATCGTAGGTGTGATGCAGGTCATCGCTACATTCGTATCATCGATCATTGTTGACAAATTGGGACGTCGCATTTTATTACTGATCTCCGTATCTGTGATGGCTCTGTGCACGATCGTATTGGGCATTTACTTCTATTTGAGCGATCAAGGAAATCCCAACATCGACAGTCTCGGTTGGTTGCCAATTGTAGCAATGTGTGTGTTCATCGTTGTTTTCTCGTTGGGCTTCGGACCTATTCCATGG TTGATGGTCGGTGAAATCTTTCCTGCTGACGTCAAAGGTTTGGCATCGTCGATCTGTGGAGCATTCAATTGGGCTCTTGCATTTGTCATTACGAAAACATTTACGAATATCCGTGAGGCCATTGGTATCGGTGAGACATTCTGGTTGTTCTCTGCCTTTTCGGTGGTTGGAACAGTGTTCGTATTCTTTGTGGTGCCGGAAACGAAAGGCAAATCACTATCAGATATTCAGAAAATGTTGGCTGGTGAAAAGCCCATCAACAATGACTCAGATAATCATGGCGTTATGGACGCTAAATTGTAA
- the LOC119071208 gene encoding facilitated trehalose transporter Tret1-2 homolog isoform X1, protein MLPEVVANAEHARLLEDGPAIPVRYGSRVVETTENMNNAHIPARKLPQYVAALAATGGALAAGTLLGWTSPTESLIVDKNGTEAKEYGFVVGDEAWSWVGSSTTLGAAIMCLFIGTIINLCGRKLTMLLLVIPFTIGWALVIWASNIAMLIVGRTLLGISGGSFCICAPMYIGEIAQKDIRGTLGTFFQLMLTIGILFVYAVGSGASVFVLSIVCGCIPIIFAVIFVFMPESPYYWVSKKQTEKAVASLKWLRGDNYDYNTELQELQSEHEERENSKISFAAAFARRTSVKALIIMLGLMFFQQMSGINAVIFYTGFIFDRANTGIQGSIATIIVGVMQVIATFVSSIIVDKLGRRILLLISVSVMALCTIVLGIYFYLSDQGNPNIDSLGWLPIVAMCVFIVVFSLGFGPIPWLMVGEIFPADVKGLASSICGAFNWALAFVITKTFTNIREAIGIGETFWLFSAFSVVGTVFVFFVVPETKGKSLSDIQKMLAGEKPINNDSDNHGVMDAKL, encoded by the exons atgttgccagAAGTTGTTGCGAATGCAGAACATGCTCGCCTTCTCGAGGATGGACCTGCAATACCAGTTAGATATGGATCACGAGTAGTg gAAACTACTGAAAATATGAATAACGCACACATACCAGCGAGAAAGTTGCCACAGTACGTTGCTGCTCTGGCAG caaccGGAGGTGCTCTTGCTGCGGGTACACTCTTGGGATGGACATCGCCAACCGAATCTCTTATCGTCGATAAAAATGGTACCGAGGCAAAAGAATATGGTTTCGTTGTTGGCGACGAAGCCTGGTCCTGGGTTGGTTCGTCCACTACCTTGGGTGCGGCAATCATGTGTCTGTTCATTGGAACAATTATCAACTTATGCGGTAGGAAGCTGACAATGCTGTTACTTGTCATTCCGTTTACCATTGGATGGGCTCTCGTGATATGGGCATCGAACATTGCCATGCTTATTGTCGGTCGGACGCTGTTAGGTATATCTGGCGGATCGTTTTGTATATGTGCTCCGATGTACATTGGCGAAATAGCACAAAAAGACATTCGTGGCACATTAGGCACATTTTTCCAATTGATGTTGACGATTGGTATACTTTTCGTTTATGCTGTTGGATCCGGAGCGAGTGTATTCGTGCTGAGCATTGTTTGTGGATGCATTCCAATTATCTTTGCCGTCATATTTGTGTTCATGCCAGAGTCTCCCTATTACTGGGTTTCGAAGAAACAAACAGAAAAGGCGGTTGCATCGCTAAAGTGGCTGAGAGGTGACAATTACGACTACAACACCGAATTGCAAGAACTTCAGTCCGAACACGAGGAACGTGAAAATTCAAAGATTTCGTTTGCTGCTGCCTTCGCAAGGAGAACATCAGTCAAGGCTCTGATCATTATGTTGGGACTGATGTTCTTCCAGCAAATGAGTGGCATCAACGCTGTCATCTTTTACACCGGTTTCATATTCGACAGAGCAAATACTGGCATTCAAGGATCGATTGCTACCATAATCGTAGGTGTGATGCAGGTCATCGCTACATTCGTATCATCGATCATTGTTGACAAATTGGGACGTCGCATTTTATTACTGATCTCCGTATCTGTGATGGCTCTGTGCACGATCGTATTGGGCATTTACTTCTATTTGAGCGATCAAGGAAATCCCAACATCGACAGTCTCGGTTGGTTGCCAATTGTAGCAATGTGTGTGTTCATCGTTGTTTTCTCGTTGGGCTTCGGACCTATTCCATGG TTGATGGTCGGTGAAATCTTTCCTGCTGACGTCAAAGGTTTGGCATCGTCGATCTGTGGAGCATTCAATTGGGCTCTTGCATTTGTCATTACGAAAACATTTACGAATATCCGTGAGGCCATTGGTATCGGTGAGACATTCTGGTTGTTCTCTGCCTTTTCGGTGGTTGGAACAGTGTTCGTATTCTTTGTGGTGCCGGAAACGAAAGGCAAATCACTATCAGATATTCAGAAAATGTTGGCTGGTGAAAAGCCCATCAACAATGACTCAGATAATCATGGCGTTATGGACGCTAAATTGTAA
- the LOC119071208 gene encoding facilitated trehalose transporter Tret1-like isoform X3 produces MNNAHIPARKLPQYVAALAATGGALAAGTLLGWTSPTESLIVDKNGTEAKEYGFVVGDEAWSWVGSSTTLGAAIMCLFIGTIINLCGRKLTMLLLVIPFTIGWALVIWASNIAMLIVGRTLLGISGGSFCICAPMYIGEIAQKDIRGTLGTFFQLMLTIGILFVYAVGSGASVFVLSIVCGCIPIIFAVIFVFMPESPYYWVSKKQTEKAVASLKWLRGDNYDYNTELQELQSEHEERENSKISFAAAFARRTSVKALIIMLGLMFFQQMSGINAVIFYTGFIFDRANTGIQGSIATIIVGVMQVIATFVSSIIVDKLGRRILLLISVSVMALCTIVLGIYFYLSDQGNPNIDSLGWLPIVAMCVFIVVFSLGFGPIPWLMVGEIFPADVKGLASSICGAFNWALAFVITKTFTNIREAIGIGETFWLFSAFSVVGTVFVFFVVPETKGKSLSDIQKMLAGEKPINNDSDNHGVMDAKL; encoded by the exons ATGAATAACGCACACATACCAGCGAGAAAGTTGCCACAGTACGTTGCTGCTCTGGCAG caaccGGAGGTGCTCTTGCTGCGGGTACACTCTTGGGATGGACATCGCCAACCGAATCTCTTATCGTCGATAAAAATGGTACCGAGGCAAAAGAATATGGTTTCGTTGTTGGCGACGAAGCCTGGTCCTGGGTTGGTTCGTCCACTACCTTGGGTGCGGCAATCATGTGTCTGTTCATTGGAACAATTATCAACTTATGCGGTAGGAAGCTGACAATGCTGTTACTTGTCATTCCGTTTACCATTGGATGGGCTCTCGTGATATGGGCATCGAACATTGCCATGCTTATTGTCGGTCGGACGCTGTTAGGTATATCTGGCGGATCGTTTTGTATATGTGCTCCGATGTACATTGGCGAAATAGCACAAAAAGACATTCGTGGCACATTAGGCACATTTTTCCAATTGATGTTGACGATTGGTATACTTTTCGTTTATGCTGTTGGATCCGGAGCGAGTGTATTCGTGCTGAGCATTGTTTGTGGATGCATTCCAATTATCTTTGCCGTCATATTTGTGTTCATGCCAGAGTCTCCCTATTACTGGGTTTCGAAGAAACAAACAGAAAAGGCGGTTGCATCGCTAAAGTGGCTGAGAGGTGACAATTACGACTACAACACCGAATTGCAAGAACTTCAGTCCGAACACGAGGAACGTGAAAATTCAAAGATTTCGTTTGCTGCTGCCTTCGCAAGGAGAACATCAGTCAAGGCTCTGATCATTATGTTGGGACTGATGTTCTTCCAGCAAATGAGTGGCATCAACGCTGTCATCTTTTACACCGGTTTCATATTCGACAGAGCAAATACTGGCATTCAAGGATCGATTGCTACCATAATCGTAGGTGTGATGCAGGTCATCGCTACATTCGTATCATCGATCATTGTTGACAAATTGGGACGTCGCATTTTATTACTGATCTCCGTATCTGTGATGGCTCTGTGCACGATCGTATTGGGCATTTACTTCTATTTGAGCGATCAAGGAAATCCCAACATCGACAGTCTCGGTTGGTTGCCAATTGTAGCAATGTGTGTGTTCATCGTTGTTTTCTCGTTGGGCTTCGGACCTATTCCATGG TTGATGGTCGGTGAAATCTTTCCTGCTGACGTCAAAGGTTTGGCATCGTCGATCTGTGGAGCATTCAATTGGGCTCTTGCATTTGTCATTACGAAAACATTTACGAATATCCGTGAGGCCATTGGTATCGGTGAGACATTCTGGTTGTTCTCTGCCTTTTCGGTGGTTGGAACAGTGTTCGTATTCTTTGTGGTGCCGGAAACGAAAGGCAAATCACTATCAGATATTCAGAAAATGTTGGCTGGTGAAAAGCCCATCAACAATGACTCAGATAATCATGGCGTTATGGACGCTAAATTGTAA